From the Cohaesibacter sp. ES.047 genome, one window contains:
- a CDS encoding homoserine dehydrogenase, translating into MVAPLKLGLAGLGTVGVSVVKRLHKLENELAVKSGRSIKITAISARSRNKDRGVDLSGYEWFDDPADLAKSDDIDVFVELIGGDNGPAESSVRAAIKAGKHVVTANKALLAKHGNELSRLAEENNVCINFEAAVAGGIPIVKTLREGMASNNVTRVYGILNGTCNYILTRMEDEGISFADCLADAQRLGYAEADPTFDIEGNDTAHKLAILASLAFGTEIEADTIFLEGITSITTADIAAADDLGFRIKLLGVAVKTDTGIEQRVHPTMVPKESEIAQISDVTNAVAIDGDAIGSITLAGPGAGGDATASAVVADVVDIARGLMIKPLGLPVSELVPNVRAKMRAHSGGYYIRVTVNDRPGAFAAIAQRMAEQDISLESIVQRKRASSKPSSPKAEPPYKDIVLLTYKTTEEAVRKALQAMENDGHIVASPQMIRIERL; encoded by the coding sequence ATGGTCGCCCCCTTGAAGCTCGGCCTGGCAGGCCTTGGTACGGTAGGCGTTTCTGTTGTGAAACGCTTGCACAAGTTGGAAAACGAATTGGCTGTCAAATCGGGGCGTTCGATCAAGATCACCGCCATTTCCGCGCGCAGCCGCAACAAGGATCGGGGTGTCGATCTGTCCGGTTATGAATGGTTTGATGACCCGGCGGATCTCGCCAAGAGCGATGATATCGATGTGTTTGTCGAACTCATCGGTGGAGACAACGGTCCGGCCGAAAGCTCGGTCCGTGCCGCCATAAAAGCCGGTAAGCATGTCGTGACCGCCAACAAGGCGCTGCTTGCCAAGCATGGCAATGAGCTCAGCCGCCTGGCTGAAGAAAACAACGTCTGCATCAACTTCGAAGCCGCAGTGGCTGGCGGCATTCCGATTGTCAAAACCTTGCGGGAAGGCATGGCATCGAACAATGTCACCCGGGTCTATGGCATCCTCAACGGCACCTGCAACTATATCCTGACGCGTATGGAAGATGAGGGCATCTCGTTTGCCGATTGCCTCGCGGATGCACAGCGCTTGGGATATGCCGAAGCCGATCCGACCTTTGACATTGAAGGCAACGACACGGCACACAAGCTGGCCATTCTGGCCAGCCTTGCGTTCGGTACCGAAATCGAAGCCGACACGATCTTCCTTGAAGGCATCACCTCGATCACGACGGCGGATATTGCGGCAGCGGACGATCTGGGATTTCGCATCAAGCTGCTTGGCGTTGCCGTGAAGACCGACACGGGCATCGAACAGCGCGTGCATCCGACCATGGTGCCAAAAGAATCCGAGATTGCGCAGATTTCTGATGTGACCAACGCGGTTGCCATTGACGGCGATGCCATAGGCTCGATCACCTTGGCCGGACCGGGAGCAGGGGGTGACGCAACCGCCTCTGCCGTCGTTGCCGATGTTGTCGATATTGCACGGGGACTGATGATCAAGCCGCTGGGGCTTCCGGTGAGCGAACTGGTGCCAAATGTCCGCGCCAAAATGCGTGCGCATTCGGGCGGATACTACATCCGTGTGACGGTCAACGACCGCCCCGGAGCCTTTGCAGCCATCGCGCAAAGAATGGCTGAGCAAGACATTTCGCTCGAGAGCATCGTGCAAAGAAAACGTGCATCATCCAAACCGTCCAGCCCGAAAGCCGAGCCTCCATACAAGGATATTGTGCTCCTAACGTATAAAACGACCGAGGAAGCTGTGCGTAAAGCGCTGCAAGCCATGGAAAATGATGGTCATATTGTAGCGTCACCCCAGATGATTAGAATAGAAAGGTTATAG
- the moaA gene encoding GTP 3',8-cyclase MoaA — MAWTDPFGRQIDYVRLSVTDKCNIRCFYCMPERHNSFITPSHYLTFDEIERVVAAFSDLGVSRIRLTGGEPLVRKGLPDLISRLSAVPGIQDLSMSTNAMLLGKLADTVFKAGVSRLNVSLDTLKASRFSEISRGGKLDDVLTGLASAKQAGFEPIKINMLVMKGINDDEVVDLASFCIANGFALRFIETMPMGASGQEAYGHYLDLSVIRDRLSERFDLVPSVMAGGGPARYFRVNGTETNIGFITPLSQHFCATCNRVRMSADGTLHLCLGNSHNMALRPHLRDGISDSGLRDLLIEALALKPWQHNFEDRPDHVTRSMATTGG; from the coding sequence ATGGCCTGGACGGACCCCTTCGGACGACAGATCGACTATGTACGGCTCTCGGTGACGGACAAATGCAATATCCGTTGCTTCTACTGCATGCCAGAGCGCCATAACTCCTTCATCACGCCAAGCCATTATCTTACCTTTGACGAAATCGAGCGCGTCGTTGCCGCCTTCTCCGATCTTGGCGTTTCGCGCATCCGCCTGACGGGCGGTGAGCCGCTGGTTCGCAAGGGTCTGCCTGATCTCATTTCCCGACTCTCTGCCGTTCCCGGCATCCAGGATCTGTCCATGAGCACCAACGCCATGCTGCTCGGGAAACTGGCCGATACGGTATTCAAGGCCGGTGTGTCGCGACTTAACGTCAGCCTTGATACTTTGAAGGCGAGCCGTTTCAGCGAAATCAGTCGCGGCGGCAAGCTTGATGACGTGCTCACAGGCCTTGCCAGCGCCAAACAGGCTGGCTTTGAGCCCATCAAAATCAACATGCTGGTTATGAAGGGCATCAATGACGATGAAGTCGTGGACCTTGCCAGCTTCTGCATTGCCAATGGCTTTGCCCTGCGCTTCATTGAAACCATGCCCATGGGCGCGAGCGGACAGGAGGCCTATGGCCACTATCTTGACCTTTCCGTCATCCGCGACCGACTTTCTGAGCGCTTTGACCTCGTCCCCAGTGTCATGGCAGGCGGTGGCCCTGCGCGCTACTTCCGCGTCAATGGCACCGAGACCAACATCGGCTTCATAACGCCTCTCTCTCAGCATTTCTGTGCAACCTGCAACCGTGTTCGTATGTCGGCGGACGGTACGCTCCATCTGTGTCTCGGCAACAGCCACAATATGGCCCTGCGCCCTCACCTGCGAGACGGCATTTCGGATAGCGGCCTTCGTGACCTTCTGATCGAAGCGTTGGCATTGAAACCATGGCAGCACAATTTTGAGGACCGGCCCGACCACGTCACCCGCTCCATGGCGACGACGGGCGGCTAG
- the phaC gene encoding class I poly(R)-hydroxyalkanoic acid synthase, with translation MANDTKRENQDKDKTPNAPDEERGKDLVQYMVHDPEKFAVNLARIVEEAGKAASAYLKPRENGKDDATVETVNHMVRTFGQVGQYWTSDPQRAMEAQTRLWGRYMDLWGQSVRKMMGEEAEDVAPPPSTDRRFSDPEWENNQFFDFIKQLYIITSDWAEGMVNDAVDLDEHTRHKAHFYLEQILGALAPSNYVLTNPELLRETMQNDGENLIRGLRMLAEDIEAGGGDLLIRQSDNSGFELGRNVAVTPGKVIAQSDICQIIQYEAKTDEVLKTPLLICPPWINKFYILDLNEKKSFIKWCVEQGHTVFVISWVNPDECLKDKGWFDYIEDGILFGLDTVHQATGVRKPNVMGYCVGGTLLASALAYMASKRMARINSVSFLTTQVDFSQAGDLKVFVDEEQLTELEAQMARDGYLNGKNMASAFNSLRPNDLIWPYFINNYMRGKEPFPFDLLFWNSDSTRMTPANHSFYLRQCYLENALAKGEMVVNGVKLDLGKVKWPIYSLATKEDHIAPARSVFIGSKLFGGPVDYVMSGSGHIAGVVNPPDKTKYQYWHSGSFDGTLEDWQATAKEVSGSWWPHWHEWVRRQGDEIVPARSVGGKKCTPIEDAPGSYVRMRS, from the coding sequence ATGGCCAACGACACAAAGCGTGAGAATCAAGACAAGGACAAGACGCCCAATGCCCCCGACGAAGAGCGGGGTAAGGATCTTGTCCAGTATATGGTTCACGATCCCGAGAAATTCGCGGTCAATTTAGCCCGAATTGTCGAGGAAGCTGGCAAAGCAGCTTCGGCCTATCTGAAGCCACGCGAAAATGGCAAGGACGACGCAACGGTTGAAACCGTCAATCATATGGTCCGCACCTTTGGTCAGGTCGGGCAATACTGGACCTCGGACCCTCAGCGGGCGATGGAAGCGCAGACCCGGCTCTGGGGACGCTATATGGATCTGTGGGGCCAGTCGGTGCGCAAGATGATGGGCGAGGAAGCCGAGGATGTGGCGCCTCCCCCCAGCACCGATCGCCGTTTTTCGGATCCCGAATGGGAAAACAACCAGTTCTTCGATTTCATCAAACAGCTCTACATCATTACGTCCGACTGGGCCGAAGGCATGGTCAACGATGCCGTAGATCTGGACGAGCACACACGTCACAAGGCCCATTTCTACCTTGAACAAATCCTCGGTGCGCTGGCGCCATCCAATTATGTGCTGACCAATCCGGAGCTGCTGCGTGAAACCATGCAGAATGACGGTGAAAACCTGATCAGAGGATTGCGGATGCTGGCGGAGGATATCGAAGCCGGTGGTGGCGATCTTCTCATCCGACAGTCAGACAATTCAGGGTTCGAGCTTGGCAGAAATGTCGCGGTGACGCCGGGCAAGGTAATCGCTCAAAGTGACATTTGCCAGATCATCCAATATGAAGCCAAAACCGATGAAGTCCTCAAAACCCCACTGTTGATCTGTCCGCCGTGGATCAACAAATTCTATATTCTCGATCTCAACGAAAAGAAGAGCTTTATCAAATGGTGTGTCGAACAGGGGCACACTGTTTTTGTGATATCGTGGGTCAATCCAGATGAGTGCCTCAAGGACAAAGGCTGGTTTGACTATATTGAGGACGGAATTCTTTTCGGACTGGATACGGTGCACCAAGCCACAGGCGTGCGCAAACCCAATGTCATGGGCTATTGCGTCGGCGGAACGCTGCTCGCCAGCGCCCTCGCCTACATGGCATCGAAGCGCATGGCGCGCATCAACAGCGTTTCGTTTCTAACGACACAGGTCGATTTCTCCCAAGCAGGTGATCTCAAGGTCTTTGTTGATGAAGAGCAACTGACCGAGCTGGAAGCGCAAATGGCGCGCGATGGTTATCTGAATGGCAAGAACATGGCCAGCGCCTTCAACTCGCTGCGCCCCAATGATCTGATATGGCCCTATTTCATCAACAATTACATGCGCGGCAAGGAACCCTTCCCGTTTGACCTGCTCTTCTGGAACTCCGATTCCACCCGCATGACGCCTGCCAATCACTCGTTCTATTTGCGCCAATGCTATCTTGAGAATGCACTAGCCAAGGGAGAGATGGTCGTCAACGGCGTGAAACTCGATCTTGGCAAGGTCAAGTGGCCGATCTATTCACTCGCGACCAAAGAGGATCACATAGCACCGGCGCGTTCCGTCTTTATCGGCAGTAAGTTGTTTGGAGGCCCGGTTGATTATGTCATGTCTGGCTCCGGCCATATCGCCGGGGTGGTCAATCCACCTGACAAAACCAAGTATCAATATTGGCACAGCGGTTCATTTGATGGAACGTTGGAGGATTGGCAGGCAACAGCAAAAGAAGTGTCCGGCTCGTGGTGGCCACATTGGCATGAATGGGTCAGGCGACAAGGCGATGAAATCGTGCCTGCGCGATCGGTCGGGGGCAAAAAATGCACGCCCATTGAGGATGCTCCGGGAAGCTATGTTCGGATGCGGTCCTGA
- a CDS encoding LL-diaminopimelate aminotransferase, giving the protein MDEFHKIRRLPPYVFEPVNRIKAKARAAGADIIDLGMGNPDLPTPKHIVDKLSETVLDPRTHRYSTSRGIPGLRRAQASYYERRFGVKLDPETEIVATLGSKEGFANIAQAITSPGDVVLVPNPTYPIHSFGFIMSGGVVRSMPAEPNDEFFRAIDRAVRHSIPKPIALIVNYPSNPTAYTVDLDFYKKVIKIAKEHDIMVLSDLAYAEIYFDDNPPPSILQVEGAKDIAVEFTSLSKTFSMPGWRMGFAVGNEHMIKALTRVKSYLDYGAFTPIQVAAASALNGAEDCIEEARQVYKVRRDVMVESFTRAGWTVPSPSATMFAWVPMPERFKEAGSLEFAKRLVEEANVAVAPGIGFGEYGDEYVRLAFVENEQRIRQAARNIRRFLASAD; this is encoded by the coding sequence ATGGATGAATTCCATAAGATTCGCCGTCTCCCACCTTATGTCTTTGAACCGGTCAACCGGATTAAGGCGAAGGCACGAGCGGCGGGTGCGGATATCATCGATCTTGGAATGGGCAACCCCGATCTGCCGACACCCAAACACATCGTCGACAAGCTCAGCGAAACCGTACTGGATCCACGCACCCACCGCTATTCCACGTCGCGCGGCATCCCCGGATTGCGTCGTGCTCAGGCCTCATATTATGAGCGCCGTTTCGGTGTAAAACTCGATCCGGAAACCGAAATCGTTGCCACCCTTGGCTCAAAGGAAGGCTTTGCCAATATCGCGCAGGCCATCACCAGCCCGGGCGACGTTGTTCTGGTGCCCAATCCGACCTATCCGATTCACTCGTTCGGCTTCATCATGTCGGGCGGCGTGGTCCGCTCCATGCCCGCCGAGCCGAATGATGAATTCTTCCGCGCCATTGATCGCGCGGTCCGTCATTCGATCCCCAAGCCGATTGCGCTGATCGTCAACTACCCGTCAAACCCGACGGCCTACACGGTCGATCTCGACTTCTACAAGAAGGTCATCAAGATCGCCAAGGAACATGACATTATGGTCCTCAGCGATCTCGCCTATGCCGAGATCTATTTCGATGACAATCCACCACCATCGATCTTGCAGGTCGAGGGCGCCAAGGACATTGCGGTCGAGTTCACGTCGCTGTCGAAGACCTTTTCCATGCCCGGTTGGCGGATGGGGTTTGCTGTCGGTAACGAACACATGATCAAGGCCCTTACTCGGGTTAAATCCTATCTGGACTATGGTGCTTTCACGCCCATTCAGGTTGCGGCTGCCTCGGCCCTCAATGGCGCGGAAGACTGCATTGAGGAAGCGCGTCAAGTCTACAAGGTACGCCGCGATGTGATGGTGGAAAGCTTCACCCGCGCCGGTTGGACAGTCCCGAGCCCCTCGGCAACAATGTTCGCATGGGTGCCTATGCCGGAGCGGTTCAAGGAAGCAGGTTCGCTGGAATTTGCCAAGCGTCTGGTCGAAGAGGCCAATGTCGCAGTCGCCCCGGGTATCGGATTTGGCGAATATGGTGATGAATATGTGCGTTTGGCCTTCGTTGAAAACGAACAGCGCATCCGTCAGGCCGCAAGAAATATCCGACGGTTTCTTGCATCCGCCGACTAA
- the glpX gene encoding class II fructose-bisphosphatase, which yields MSEIREAAVLDRILTLEIVRVAERAAVSAARLRGAGNEKAADQAAVDAMRRELNQLPIMGTVVIGEGERDEAPMLYIGEEVGNQNGPKVDIALDPLEGTTLCAKNQPNSLAVIAIADEGSLLNAPDVYMDKIAIGPGYPKGLIDLDASAIDNLNALAKAKGVAVNELNVCVLDRPRHARLIEEIRTTGAAIRLIGDGDVQGIIHTTDPDETGIDIYMGIGGAPEGVLAASALRCIGGQMQGRLVINSEEQRDRTIRMGIADPTKKFEMIELAGGDVTFAATGVTDGNLLEGVKFGRDVIKTETVVMRSSTGTVRWVKTEHREFEKFHLD from the coding sequence ATGAGTGAAATCAGAGAAGCCGCAGTACTGGATCGAATTCTGACGCTGGAGATCGTACGTGTGGCAGAGAGAGCGGCTGTTTCAGCAGCTCGCCTCCGCGGCGCAGGCAACGAAAAAGCAGCAGATCAGGCAGCCGTCGATGCCATGCGGCGAGAATTGAACCAACTGCCCATCATGGGAACAGTCGTGATCGGCGAAGGCGAACGCGACGAAGCCCCGATGCTTTACATCGGCGAAGAGGTCGGCAATCAGAACGGCCCCAAGGTTGACATCGCTCTTGATCCGCTTGAAGGCACTACCCTTTGCGCCAAGAACCAGCCCAATTCCTTGGCCGTCATTGCGATTGCCGACGAAGGCAGCCTGCTCAACGCGCCCGATGTTTATATGGACAAGATCGCTATCGGTCCGGGATATCCCAAAGGCCTTATTGATCTTGACGCGAGCGCGATCGACAACCTCAATGCCTTAGCAAAGGCCAAGGGTGTTGCCGTGAACGAACTCAACGTCTGTGTGCTCGACCGTCCACGCCACGCGCGTCTTATTGAAGAAATTCGAACCACCGGCGCAGCCATCCGGCTGATCGGTGATGGCGATGTTCAGGGTATCATCCACACGACAGACCCGGACGAGACCGGCATCGACATCTACATGGGGATCGGGGGCGCGCCTGAGGGCGTACTTGCCGCCTCGGCTCTTCGCTGTATCGGCGGTCAGATGCAGGGTCGGTTGGTCATCAATAGCGAAGAACAGCGCGACCGCACGATTCGCATGGGGATTGCAGATCCCACCAAAAAATTCGAAATGATCGAACTGGCCGGGGGCGATGTGACCTTTGCCGCAACCGGCGTGACCGATGGCAACCTTCTGGAAGGTGTGAAATTCGGCCGTGACGTCATCAAGACCGAAACAGTCGTGATGCGCTCGTCGACGGGCACCGTGCGCTGGGTGAAAACCGAGCATCGCGAGTTCGAGAAATTCCACCTCGATTGA
- the recJ gene encoding single-stranded-DNA-specific exonuclease RecJ, translated as MTAVKSPPYLGVARSAKQRRWVEQLDVRGIELAGAIAQSLDVPDIVARVMAARGQTLDSAAHYLEPSLKRLMPDPSDITDMDTAAARIAEAIEKREKIAIFGDYDVDGATSSALMALFLRHCGCEASIYIPDRIFEGYGPNPDAIDTLIDQGHQLILTLDCGSTSFEALEQAQKRAIDIVVVDHHQVGETLPPCAALVNPNRHDDLSQLGHLAAVGVTFMTLVAVNRLLRQRGLYQSRCAAPDLLSWLDLVALGTVCDVVPLIGLNRAFVVKGLVAIRAHSNIGLSSLQGVSRVSGPVSPYHLGFLLGPRINAGGRIGDAALGSRLLTCHDKDEADHLANELERLNKERQALEQIMLEEAIAQADRQLMDNPDSVSLITHSRDWHAGIVGLLASRLKERFRRPSFAVALNPDNIGTGSGRSIPGSDLGAAVRAACDKGLLVKGGGHAMAAGLTIEQQQIEAFHGFLNDELSQQVKDSWSADDLKIDAALTASGATEDLVKLLEKAGPYGAGNPEPVFVFPSHKITFADVVGQGGHVRCTIGNASGGKLKGICFRAAEEPLGKLLLDKRGQSIHIAGSLSLDYWQGRPTVQVRIIDAAEATL; from the coding sequence ATGACTGCAGTCAAATCGCCACCCTATCTGGGCGTCGCCCGCTCCGCCAAACAGCGTCGCTGGGTAGAGCAGCTCGACGTGCGCGGCATTGAGCTTGCAGGTGCGATTGCCCAGAGCCTTGATGTTCCGGATATCGTGGCAAGGGTCATGGCCGCGCGTGGCCAGACACTGGACAGTGCGGCGCATTATCTGGAACCCAGTCTCAAACGATTGATGCCGGACCCGTCTGATATCACAGATATGGACACAGCCGCCGCGCGTATCGCTGAGGCAATCGAGAAGCGCGAAAAGATCGCCATATTCGGTGATTATGATGTCGACGGAGCAACGTCCAGTGCCTTGATGGCTCTCTTTCTGCGCCATTGCGGCTGTGAAGCCAGCATCTATATCCCGGACCGCATATTTGAAGGCTATGGTCCCAACCCCGACGCGATCGATACGCTTATCGATCAGGGACACCAACTGATCCTGACCCTCGACTGCGGGTCGACATCGTTCGAGGCCCTGGAGCAGGCGCAAAAACGTGCCATTGACATCGTCGTCGTTGATCACCATCAGGTCGGAGAGACCTTGCCCCCGTGCGCAGCGCTGGTCAATCCGAACAGGCACGATGATCTCAGCCAACTCGGGCATCTCGCCGCTGTTGGCGTGACATTCATGACCCTTGTCGCCGTCAACCGGCTTCTCAGACAGCGGGGCCTGTATCAGTCGCGCTGCGCGGCACCTGACCTTCTCAGCTGGCTTGATCTGGTCGCCCTTGGAACCGTTTGTGATGTGGTGCCGCTGATTGGCCTCAACCGGGCTTTTGTCGTCAAGGGCCTTGTGGCCATCCGTGCGCATAGCAACATCGGGCTTTCTTCCCTGCAAGGCGTCTCGCGGGTTTCGGGGCCCGTCAGCCCCTATCATCTTGGGTTCCTGCTTGGACCGCGCATCAACGCAGGCGGACGGATCGGCGACGCCGCTCTTGGATCAAGACTGCTGACCTGCCATGACAAGGACGAGGCGGATCATCTCGCCAATGAGCTGGAGCGCCTCAACAAGGAGCGACAGGCTCTTGAGCAGATCATGCTTGAAGAAGCCATTGCTCAAGCGGACCGCCAGTTGATGGACAATCCGGACAGTGTCAGCCTCATCACGCACAGCCGTGACTGGCATGCGGGGATCGTCGGACTGCTGGCATCAAGGCTAAAGGAACGCTTTCGCCGCCCATCCTTTGCCGTCGCGCTCAACCCCGACAACATCGGCACGGGGTCCGGCCGGTCCATTCCCGGTTCAGACCTTGGCGCAGCGGTTAGAGCCGCGTGTGACAAGGGATTGCTGGTCAAGGGAGGTGGGCACGCCATGGCGGCAGGCCTGACCATCGAACAACAACAGATTGAGGCCTTTCACGGCTTCCTGAATGATGAATTGTCTCAGCAGGTCAAGGACTCCTGGTCGGCTGACGACTTGAAAATCGATGCGGCCCTTACCGCATCAGGCGCGACGGAAGACCTGGTGAAGCTGCTTGAAAAGGCAGGGCCATATGGAGCGGGAAATCCCGAGCCGGTGTTCGTATTCCCGTCGCACAAGATCACTTTTGCCGATGTCGTCGGGCAGGGGGGGCACGTCCGCTGCACCATCGGCAATGCCTCGGGTGGCAAGCTGAAAGGCATTTGCTTCCGCGCCGCTGAGGAGCCCTTGGGCAAGTTGCTCCTCGACAAGCGAGGACAGAGCATCCACATCGCCGGCAGTCTCAGCCTCGACTACTGGCAAGGCAGACCAACTGTGCAAGTGCGTATCATCGATGCCGCCGAAGCGACGCTTTGA
- the torA gene encoding trimethylamine-N-oxide reductase TorA, translated as MSNPFNSYKSRRDFMKGATALGAFGVFAPSLLRAGAARAAGPDGQVLTGSHWGAFNAIVKDGRFADITPWDGDPAPSDQLPGILDSVYSPSRIKYPMVRRAYLENGPGASVETRGQDDFVRVSWDKALELVVSELKRVKEEYGSAGTFAGSYGWKSPGKLHNCQALLRRALNIGLEGAFVNSSGDYSTGASQIIMPHVLGTLEVYEQQTVWPVVVENTDTLVFWGCDPLNTNQISWLVSDHGNFPYFDEFKKTGKKVIVIDPMKTRTAKFFDADWIAIKPQTDVAMMLGIAHTLYAEELHDADFLDEYTSGFDKFVPYLTGKSDGTPKTAEWAEGICGVPADTIKELAKLFQSSRTMLSSGWSLQRQHHGEQAHWMLVTLASMLGQIGLPGGGFGLSYHYANGGAPSANSPVLPGITDGGQAVDGAAWLTSAGAASIPLARVVDMLENPGAEFDFNGTKSTYPEVKLAYWVGGNPFTHHQDRNRMVKAWQKLDTFIVQDFQWTPTARHADIVLPATTAYERNDIEHVGDYAMRAIIAMKKVIDPVFEARTDLDIFTEIADRLGKKKEFTEDKDEMGWIKSFYEEAVKQGEAKNIDVPDFDTFWDAGIKEFEVTDAGKSYVRYADFRDDPLLEPLGTPTGLIEIYSRNIEKMGYDDCPAHPTWMEPIERLDGPDTKYPLHVDTKHPEKRLHSQLCGTSLRKEYAVADREPCLINTKDAESRGIADGDVVRIFNDRGQVLAGAVVTDEIRPGVLRLSEGGWYSPVEPGKAGSLDAYGDANCLTVDIGTSKLAQANCGHTAVADVEKFTGDLPEITVFSTPKNG; from the coding sequence ATGTCAAATCCATTCAATAGCTACAAATCCAGACGCGACTTCATGAAGGGCGCCACTGCACTTGGCGCATTCGGGGTCTTTGCACCATCACTTCTGCGCGCTGGCGCTGCCCGCGCTGCTGGACCGGACGGCCAGGTTCTGACCGGCTCGCACTGGGGTGCTTTCAACGCCATCGTCAAGGATGGCCGCTTTGCAGACATCACGCCTTGGGATGGTGATCCCGCTCCGAGCGATCAGCTTCCGGGCATTCTCGACTCGGTCTATTCCCCGAGCCGCATCAAATACCCAATGGTTCGCCGGGCTTATCTCGAAAACGGACCGGGCGCTTCTGTTGAAACCCGTGGGCAGGACGATTTCGTCCGCGTCTCCTGGGACAAAGCTCTTGAGCTTGTCGTTTCCGAGTTGAAACGCGTAAAAGAAGAATATGGCTCTGCCGGGACCTTCGCCGGTTCCTATGGCTGGAAGAGCCCGGGCAAGCTGCACAACTGTCAGGCCCTCCTGCGCCGTGCTCTCAACATCGGCCTTGAAGGCGCTTTCGTGAACAGCTCGGGCGACTATTCGACCGGCGCCTCCCAGATCATCATGCCGCATGTTCTCGGCACGCTGGAAGTCTACGAACAGCAGACCGTCTGGCCTGTCGTTGTTGAAAACACCGACACACTGGTCTTCTGGGGTTGTGATCCGCTCAACACCAATCAGATCAGCTGGCTTGTTAGCGATCATGGCAACTTCCCATACTTCGATGAATTCAAGAAAACCGGCAAAAAGGTCATCGTCATCGATCCGATGAAGACCAGAACAGCCAAATTCTTTGATGCAGACTGGATTGCGATCAAGCCGCAGACCGACGTTGCCATGATGCTCGGCATTGCGCATACGCTTTATGCCGAAGAACTACATGATGCGGACTTCCTCGACGAATACACCTCGGGCTTCGACAAGTTCGTGCCTTACCTGACCGGTAAAAGCGACGGCACGCCGAAAACCGCTGAATGGGCAGAAGGCATTTGCGGTGTTCCGGCTGATACCATCAAGGAACTGGCTAAACTGTTCCAGTCCTCGCGCACGATGCTTTCAAGCGGCTGGTCGCTTCAGCGTCAGCACCATGGCGAACAGGCCCACTGGATGCTGGTCACCCTTGCTTCCATGCTCGGCCAGATCGGTCTGCCCGGTGGCGGCTTCGGTCTTAGCTACCATTATGCAAACGGTGGCGCTCCTTCCGCCAACAGCCCGGTTCTTCCCGGCATCACCGATGGTGGACAGGCTGTCGATGGGGCAGCATGGCTTACCAGCGCCGGTGCAGCATCCATCCCGCTTGCGCGCGTTGTCGACATGCTCGAAAATCCGGGTGCGGAATTCGACTTCAATGGCACCAAGTCAACCTACCCCGAAGTCAAACTGGCCTACTGGGTCGGCGGCAACCCGTTCACCCACCATCAGGACAGGAACCGCATGGTCAAAGCCTGGCAGAAGCTGGATACCTTCATCGTGCAGGACTTCCAGTGGACACCGACGGCTCGCCATGCGGATATCGTCCTGCCGGCAACAACGGCCTACGAACGCAACGACATCGAACATGTCGGTGACTACGCCATGCGCGCCATCATCGCGATGAAAAAAGTCATCGATCCAGTCTTCGAAGCTCGCACCGACCTCGATATCTTCACCGAAATCGCAGATCGTCTTGGCAAGAAGAAAGAGTTCACCGAAGACAAAGACGAAATGGGCTGGATCAAGTCCTTCTACGAAGAAGCGGTCAAACAGGGCGAAGCCAAGAATATCGACGTGCCTGATTTCGACACCTTCTGGGATGCGGGCATCAAAGAGTTCGAGGTCACCGACGCAGGCAAGAGCTATGTTCGGTATGCCGATTTCCGCGATGATCCGTTGCTCGAGCCACTCGGCACCCCAACTGGTCTGATCGAGATCTACTCGCGCAATATCGAGAAAATGGGTTACGACGATTGCCCGGCCCATCCGACATGGATGGAACCGATAGAACGTCTCGATGGTCCCGATACCAAGTATCCGCTGCATGTAGACACCAAACATCCTGAAAAACGCCTGCACAGCCAGCTCTGCGGTACGAGCCTGCGCAAGGAATATGCGGTCGCAGACCGTGAACCTTGCTTGATCAACACCAAGGATGCTGAAAGTCGCGGGATTGCAGACGGCGACGTCGTCCGCATCTTTAACGACCGTGGTCAGGTTCTTGCCGGTGCCGTTGTGACCGACGAGATCCGTCCGGGTGTTCTGCGGTTGTCTGAGGGTGGCTGGTACAGCCCGGTTGAACCCGGTAAGGCTGGTAGCCTTGATGCCTATGGCGACGCCAACTGCCTGACCGTCGACATCGGAACGTCCAAGCTGGCACAGGCCAACTGTGGTCACACCGCTGTCGCGGACGTCGAGAAATTCACCGGTGACCTGCCTGAGATCACTGTCTTCTCGACACCGAAAAACGGGTAA